A genomic stretch from Helianthus annuus cultivar XRQ/B chromosome 1, HanXRQr2.0-SUNRISE, whole genome shotgun sequence includes:
- the LOC110936045 gene encoding protein FAR1-RELATED SEQUENCE 5-like yields MADLNNQQHLTVAGGTEVANLNDDPGSPLNVVPHNLSLHFAFNEDEDALVEGRVSPDPEPISSEITPSILNQNGLDDDEDGVQDCTFTQLLSTGVHADEEFYVHHTPNGTRMWCHNVPIVLKPVVGSVYETWKDVFSMYKDYAVYSGFSIRKGQTKRWKGVVTHQYIRCTKYSKPQIKRKTDTLEHSSLTIRQSNFTVTDCKASILVKFCEGSSTCTVVGFNEHHNHPFVERFNRDLSRTSRKLPFASKQFIHNMSLNRIGPIVSHRVLVSLMGGHHNVRGTPTDFKNWSQSVRLYIGDRDAQLVIDRLKERSESLPDFYYEFVVEKGQLRSIFWADEISKINYEVFGDVLAFDATYHTNKYNMIFVPFTGVDNHKQCVTFGAGLLFNETTESYKWLLESFLKAHKKQPKLVLTDQDPSMKAAISEVFTDSRHRLCMWHIMKKLPTKIAGDLLQNSELRALMHRLVWSIHMKPSTFETRWQLLMEEYGLQDHDWLKDMYSIRDQWVPAYFRDIPMCCLMKTTSRCESSNSSFKVNSSSANTLVQFMLCYETRIDNQRYRQRVAEFKTSSSVFMDSTDLAIEKHAFELYTHAISTEVRKEIYKGKLFCYIVILELSNQSVSCSCNNFIRIGYLCRHIFCVYRVNNIERIPAQYVVKRWSRDVLPKSLFSIESRYGVDTRPQAAARSQILEIVTECVDALRSDVGGLSSFAEQIKELKCKLLNGGPVDDEANNDNYAAVEELLGVSLDGYVTLDNPDGIRNKGRGKRRRLSRAPQDGTSNSAVKPPKTPRLCRTCMKYVTGHDSRNCKKKKNKNKNKSGNEDEDEDSSSASQEST; encoded by the exons ATGGCTGATCTGAACAACCAACAACATCTAACTGTTGCCGGCGGTACGGAGGTAGCCAACCTCAATGATGATCCCGGTTCACCATTAAATGTTGTCCCACATAATCTTTCACTTCattttgcatttaatgaagatgaagatgcttTGGTTGAGGGAAGAGTTTCTCCAGATCCTGAACCTATTTCTTCAGAGATTACAC CCTCAATTCTGAATCAAAATGGActagatgatgatgaagatggtgtTCAAGATTGTACTTTTACTCAGTTGTTATCAACAG GTGTTCATGCGGACGAGGAATTTTATGTTCACCACACACCCAATGGGACTAGAATGTGGTGTCATAATGTTCCTATTGTTTTAAAGCCTGTTGTTGGTTCTGTTTATGAAACGTGGAAGGATGTGTTCAGTATGTACAAGGATTATGCTGTGTATTCTGGGTTTTCTATTCGTAAGGGGCAAACCAAGAGATGGAAGGGGGTTGTCACTCACCAGTACATAAGGTGTACTAAATATTCAAAACCACAGATTAAGCGTAAAACTGATACTTTGGAGCATTCAAGCTTGACTATTAGGCAAAGTAATTTCACAGTGACAGATTGCAAGGCTAGTATACTGGTTAAGTTTTGTGAGGGCAGCTCTACGTGCACAGTGGTAGGGTTCAATGAGCACCATAATCATCCGTTTGTTGAGCGTTTCAATCGTGACCTAAGTAGGACTTCAAGGAAACTACCATTTGCATCCAAACAGTTTATCCATAACATGAGTTTGAACAGAATTGGTCCGATTGTTTCTCACAGAGTTTTAGTGTCCCTGATGGGTGGACATCACAATGTACGTGGCACGCCAACTGATTTTAAGAACTGGAGCCAGTCGGTTAGGCTTTATATTGGCGATCGTGATGCGCAACTTGTTATAGATCGTCTCAAAGAAAGATCCGAGAGCTTACCAGACTTTTACTATGAGTTTGTTGTTGAGAAAGGGCAATTGAGATCGATTTTTTGGGCAGACGAAATATCCAAGATAAACTACGAGGTGTTTGGGGATGTGTTAGCTTTTGATGCGACTTATCACACTAACAA GTACAACATGATTTTTGTTCCTTTCACAGGCGTtgataatcataaacaatgtgtGACATTCGGTGCTGGCTTGTTATTCAACGAAACCACTGAGTCTTACAAgtggttacttgaatcatttctgAAGGCACACAAGAAGCAACCAAAGCTAGTTCTGACGGACCAGGATCCTTCAATGAAAGCTGCCATTTCAGAGGTTTTCACAGACTCTCGGCACCGCCTTTGCATGTGGCATATTATGAAGAAACTTCCCACcaag ATTGCTGGAGACTTGTTACAAAACTCTGAGCTAAGAGCATTGATGCATCGTTTGGTGTGGAGTATTCACATGAAGCCATCTACATTTGAGACGCGGTGGCAACTTTTGATGGAGGAATATGGGTTACAAGATCACGACTGGTTGAAGGACATGTACTCAATTAGGGACCAATGGGTACCTGCCTACTTCCGTGACATCCCAATGTGTTGTTTGATGAAGACTACATCAAGATGTGAAAGCTCTAACTCAAGCTTCAAGGTCAACTCTTCTAGCGCTAACACACTAGTTCAGTTCATGCTATGTTACGAGACTAGGATAGACAATCAGCGTTACAGGCAACGCGTTGCAGAGTTTAAAACTTCATCTAGTGTATTCATGGACAGTACTGACCTAGCTATTGAGAAGCATGCTTTTGAGTTGTATACACATGCAATTTCTACGGAAGTAAGAAAAGAGATATACAAGGGGAAGCTGTTTTGTTACATT GTTATACTTGAGTTGAGTAACCAGTCGGTATCCTGTTCATGCAACAACTTCATCCGTATTGGATATTTGTGTAGGCACATTTTTTGTGTTTACCGGGTAAACAATATTGAAAGAATCCCGGCCCAGTATGTTGTTAAGCGTTGGTCTAGGGACGTGCTTCCTAAAAGTTTATTTTCTATTGAGAGTCGATATGGCGTTGACACTCGTCCACAAGCTGCTGCGAGAAGTCAGATCCTTGAGATCGTAACTGAATGTGTGGACGCATTAAGAAGCGATGTTGGAGGACTTTCCTCTTTCGCTGAGCAGATAAAGGAACTGAAATGCAAGTTACTAAATGGAGGACCAGTTGATGACGAAGCCAACAATGATAACTATGCTGCTGTTGAAGAATTGCTTGGTGTTTCTTTAGATGGGTACGTAACTCTCGACAACCCAGACGGGATCAGGAACAAAGGACGCGGCAAACGCCGGCGATTGTCTAGAGCACCTCAGGATGGAACGAGCAACTCTGCTGTCAAACCTCCCAAAACACCCAGGCTTTGCCGAACCTGTATGAAGTACGTGACTGGGCATGATTCAAGAAATTGCAAGAAAAAGAAGAACAAGAATAAGAATAAATCGGGTAACGAGGACGAGGACGAAGACTCAAGCTCTGCGAGCCAGGAGTCCACTTGA
- the LOC110935416 gene encoding uncharacterized protein LOC110935416, with the protein MIDGERCGDATTKKNATCGDIGNKEIEAKDQETITTTSDDVDDTHDKNQEGKGTAEKDITRNALIKELESRRRKPVGRFARSCDDHEDEMGIDITTEEQRIWDFLFDVKYSMTRGMVISLSSGVTKKFGQSAGDVIFESIYGLELTKTLMRTLREEVKVCSDVVDAWVDVMNYEELDRTDGCPTRVYFSTTVIDSWLLTDSTCDDDERMQTFGERMVVGGAYDFIGIKMGFFPILENDEYYMLVFDLENGEITVIDHKPDRTPLAGIRDHQDYYKKDTPYKVKHMLDNYLEHCKHPLKDKIAPAKIKRCDIHWATSAHPMDSAVFLMHHMQNFNGVGKHFECGFSSNWKQKQKQILTLRKKFATRILLCDVNVMKGKVRDAALSV; encoded by the exons ATGATAGATGGAGAAAGGTGCGGAGAtgccactacaaaaaaaaatgcTACATGTGGAGACATAGGCAACAAAGAAATTGAGGCAAAAGATCAAGAGACGATAACTACAACAA GTGATGATGTCGATGATACGCATGACAAAAATCAAGAAG GGAAGGGAACGGCTGAAAAGGATATCACACGTAATGCTTTGATAAAGGAACTCGAATCAAGACGAAGAAAACCAGTTGGTAGGTTCGCCCGCTCATGTGATGACCATGAAGACGAAATGGGAATAGACATTACAACGGAAGAACAGCGTATTTGGGATTTTCTATTCGATGTGAAGTACTCAAT GACACGTGGAATGGTCATCTCCTTGTCTAGCGGGGTAACAAAAAAATTTGGTCAATCTGCTGG AGATGTTATCTTCGAGAGTATATACGGCTTAGAACTCACAAAAACGCTGATGCGCACTTTGAGGGAGGAAGTGAAGGTCTGCTCTGATGTAGTTGATGCTTGGGTAGATGTGATGAATTATGAAGAACTTGACAGAACCGACGGCTGCCCAACGCGGGTTTATTTTAGCACAACTGTGATA GACAGCTGGCTTTTGACGGATTCTActtgtgatgatgatgaacgTATGCAAACGTTCGGCGAAAGGATGGTCGTAGGCGGCGCATATGATTTCATTGGGATCAAAATGGGTTTCTTTCCAATCCTCGAGAATGATGAATATTACATGCTTGTTTTCGACCTGGAAAACGGTGAAATAACCGTCATAGACCACAAGCCTGATCGCACACCCTTAGCTGGCATTAGGGATCATCAAGACTACTACAAAAAAGATACACCATACAAAGTG AAGCATATGCTGGACAATTATTTGGAGCATTGCAAACATCCGTTAAAGGATAAAATTGCACCAGCCAAGATTAAGAGGTGTGATATCCATTGGGCGACAAGTGCACATCCAATGGATAGTGCAGTATTCCTTATGCACCACATGCAGAATTTTAACGGCGTTGGTAAACACTTTGAATGTGGTTTTAGTAGCAACTGGAAGCAAAAGCAAAAACAGATTCTTACCCTCCGAAAAAAATTCGCTACACGCATACTACTCTGTGATGTGAATGTGATGAAGGGAAAGGTTCGTGATGCTGCATTATCAGTGTAA
- the LOC118492515 gene encoding uncharacterized protein LOC118492515 — translation MTADTALPKQDAIAVKKTKKAKHDRVETRSGKHAKTTHKWPKLKTRSSPMQLFKCIKSLTRNQQEDVNRMGFGKMLSFNISGIPLKIAHYVVDHFNPEEMAIELPCGSIDVDVQSVHDLLGIPKKGIDMQNVRTYSKLDVAVEAWRKRYRKRFVAPTNPARSILTSDEANSFDFRLDFLMLFLTVMVECNKNGRMKEWIWKTFRGDTDFSKINWCAYLIQQIKSCKDGWKSCDPESPFSGPLTLLALLYVDRVKCTGFPVDRTIYPIVFWSKYELKKRERFEIKRGGFGGEDLHEVGVVRRDPRKRELHANDEVLSNEIALIEKHLDVMEAKRVTVQKKLEVVFNAHPDNEQVKKLIQRFEKIVH, via the exons ATGACTGCAGATACAGCTCTACCAAAACAGGATGCAATTGctgttaaaaaaacaaaaaaagcaaAACATGATCGGGTGGAAACCCGAAGTGGCAAACACGCAAAAACGACGCATAAGTGGCCTAAATTAAAAACACGTTCGTCACCTATGCAGTTGTTCAAATGCATCAAGTCTCTAACGAGGAACCAACAAGAAGACGTTAATAGGATGGGTTTTGGAAAAATGTTGTCATTCAACATCAGTGGGATACCTCTAAAAATTGCCCACTATGTTGTGGACCACTTTAACCCAGAAGAAATGGCTATTGAATTGCCATGTGGGTCAATAGATGTTGATGTTCAGTCTGTCCATGACCTTCTAGGGATTCCTAAGAAGGGCATAGACATGCAAAATGTACGAACATATTCAAAGCTTGATGTTGCTGTTGAAGCATGGAGAAAACGATATCGTAAACGATTTGTGGCACCAACGAACCCGGCACGATCTATACTCACAAGTGATGAAGCCAACAGTTTTGATTTCCGACTGGACTTCCTGATGTTATTCTTAACCGTCATGGTTGAGTGTAACAAAAATGGGCGAATGAAAGAGTGGATTTGGAAAACTTTTAGAGGAGACACGGATTTTAGTAAAATCAATTGGTGTGCCTATCTGATCCAACAAATCAAATCATGTAAAGATGGCTGGAAGAGTTGTGATCCTGAATCTCCATTTTCTGGACCACTCACACTTTTGGCT TTGCTATATGTCGACAGAGTTAAATGCACAGGATTTCCAGTTGACCGGACAATATACCCAATCGTATTCTGGAGCAAATACGAACTGAAAAAAAGAGAACGGTTTGAGATAAAAAGAGGTGGCTTTGGTGGAGAGGATTTGCATGAAGTTGGTGTGGTTAGACGGGATCCAAGAAAAAGAGAGTTACATGCTAATGATGAAGTTCTGAGT AATGAGATTGCATTGATAGAAAAACATTTGGACGTGATGGAGGCGAAAAGAGTTACGGTGCAAAAAAAATTGGAAGTAGTGTTCAATGCTCATCCAGACAACGAGCAAGTTaaaaaattgatacaacgatttgAGAAAATTGTACACTAA